The nucleotide window AAGGGAATTCCGCCTAATTTATATTAAATTAAAACTTGTGTGGCAGAATCAGTCCACCAGTTTCATCGTCATTAGGATGTTCCCGCTTAACCACGAGTTCTTGGTTCACAAAGCTCGAAATCCCAGTTTGGCCTAATTCACGACCAAAGCCAGACTTCTTAACACCACCAAATTCAAGCTCTGGCAGTGAGCTGAAGAACGTGTTTACGAAGACCATTCCGGTCTCAATCCGTGAAGCCAGTGCAGCACCAGATTCAGCGCTCCCAGCAAAGACAATACCACCCAAGCCGTAGTCAGCATCATTAGCTAATTCAACAGCTTCATCGTCATTGGCCACCTTGTAAACCTGCGCTACGGGACCAAACATTTCTTTTCCGTAAGCAGGGTTATCCTTGTCAATATTCGTTAAAATCGTTGGCAAGAAGAACTGACCATCACTATCTACCGCATCATGAACAAAGTACGCAGTGGCACCACCAGCAATCGCTTCATCAACCTGGGCTTGTAACTTTTCCTTGGCCTTCTTAGAGTTCATCGGTGCCAACGTCGTGGTTGGATCCATTGGGTCCCCCAACTTGACGCTGGCAAAGGCCGCTTTCAAAGATTCCAAGAATTCATCATAGTGGTTAGCCGTAACAATAAACCGCTTAGAAGACGTGCAGACCTGACCTGCGTTGTACAATCGTGCTCGTGGAGCAACCGCGTTTACGTCAGCCATATTGGCATCTTCAGCCACGATAAAGGCATCGACACCACCCAGTTCCATGGTATTCTTCTTCAAATATTTGCCGGCAACTTCAGCGACGGCAACCCCGCCTCGTTCAGAACCAGTCAAGGCAACCCCCTGAACCCGCTTATCAGCAACCACCTGTGACACTTGGTCATAAGATAAGAAGAGGTTGGTCAGCGAACCATCTGGTGCGCCAGCCCGCCGAACAGCATCTTCAAAAGCGAGAGCTGAACCTGGTGTAATAGCGGCATGCTTAAACACAATCGGGTCACCTACCGCAAAGTTAGGTGCGAAGATCCGCATCATTTGGTAGTACGGAAAGTTCCAGGGCTCCACGGCCATTAAAACACCCAGTGGGTGATTTTCCAGCTGTGCTTCACCAGCAATCGTTTCAATCGCTCGGGGCTTCAACATTTCTTCCGCATGATCAGCGTAGTAATCCGCAATCATCGCACAGAGTTCGACCTCACCCTGCGCTTCCGTAAACAATTTACCCATTTCTGTGGTTAATACTTTAGCTAAGCGATCCTTTTCATCACGAAAAAGCTGAGCTAGCTGGTGCAGTACGGGAATCCGGGTGGTAACTGGATCATTCCGCCATTCTTTATAGAGTTTTTGCGCCTTAGCTAAACTTTCTTCAACGTACTCGGGCGTGGCATTTTCATAAGTCTTGACGACTTCATTGGTATAGGGATTGGTCGTTTGATAAGCCATACTATAATTCCTCCTTATAGGTCCATTTGCATTCACAATGTAACCTCTTACAAAGGTAACTATACCCCCGTCAACCGCTTAATACCAGCAACTCGTTTGTGATATAATAATCAAAATGTTTGTGAAACAACCAAGCCTTGGTTGTTTCAAACGGTTGCATTTTTCGAAAATTGGTCTACAAAAAAAGCCGCCAGCTTTCGCCAACAACTTTACGCAAACGTTTAACTTAACTTCCAACGATCCAAAATCCCGTTCATCAGCCGGTTGGCCGTCGTAATTTGGTCGAGGACCGTTCTTGGGCTGGCGGTAAAACTATCATCCGCCCA belongs to Levilactobacillus yonginensis and includes:
- a CDS encoding NAD-dependent succinate-semialdehyde dehydrogenase; protein product: MAYQTTNPYTNEVVKTYENATPEYVEESLAKAQKLYKEWRNDPVTTRIPVLHQLAQLFRDEKDRLAKVLTTEMGKLFTEAQGEVELCAMIADYYADHAEEMLKPRAIETIAGEAQLENHPLGVLMAVEPWNFPYYQMMRIFAPNFAVGDPIVFKHAAITPGSALAFEDAVRRAGAPDGSLTNLFLSYDQVSQVVADKRVQGVALTGSERGGVAVAEVAGKYLKKNTMELGGVDAFIVAEDANMADVNAVAPRARLYNAGQVCTSSKRFIVTANHYDEFLESLKAAFASVKLGDPMDPTTTLAPMNSKKAKEKLQAQVDEAIAGGATAYFVHDAVDSDGQFFLPTILTNIDKDNPAYGKEMFGPVAQVYKVANDDEAVELANDADYGLGGIVFAGSAESGAALASRIETGMVFVNTFFSSLPELEFGGVKKSGFGRELGQTGISSFVNQELVVKREHPNDDETGGLILPHKF